A single region of the Podospora pseudopauciseta strain CBS 411.78 chromosome 1, whole genome shotgun sequence genome encodes:
- the ECM39 gene encoding Dol-P-Man:Man(7)GlcNAc(2)-PP-Dol alpha-1,6-mannosyltransferase (CAZy:GT22; COG:G; EggNog:ENOG503NYGI) has protein sequence MASQNLPSEGAVVRKNEKASGPGLDSNGPDTILSASIPALILVHLIMAPYTKVEESFNIQATHDVLVYGTPSSNIHSRLSHTYDHFTFPGAVPRTFVGSVLLAGISQPIILILGFQHAQLIIRALLGLFNAFSLHIFTRNLRQAYGPAAARWYLLLQASQFHVLFYASRTLPNMFAFGLTTLASSYLLPNPKNIKSTPRRQRLAITMFVFAAVIFRSEVSLLLATNLLYLVLLPAISIEQIIFPFAASFAIALASSVPIDSYFWQKPVWPELWGFYYNVVGGNSSNWGTSPWYYYFVSALPRLLVNPLSCTVLIPYSLYHPALAPAAKKLVIPSLLFVAIYSLQPHKEARFIFYVVPSLTAAAALGAATLSRKSQVLTLILFASVLASFAISTGMLLISSLNYPGGEALSYLATSLAESPSTSSGEVVPIHADVLSCMTGVTLFGSSSAAGSAFPKLEPDGGLIFHEKGSRGKGVVIKVDKTEDEGDLVHEEFWRGFRYVLTEDPDKVKERSKGVEWETVGVVRGFGGVEVLRPGQEGQRGNVGEVVGKGRVVEAVRDKVRGLTGGWWVGPGMVDRIWILRRGRGGKAGWKVREESS, from the exons ATGGCTTCTCAAAATCTGCCCTCAGAGGGTGCAGTAGTGAGGAAAAATGAGAAGGCATCAGGTCCCGGCCTTGATTCTAACGGTCCAG ACACCATCCTCTCAGCTTCCATACCAGCCCTCATTCTCGTCCATCTCATAATGGCTCCTTACACCAAAGTTGAGGAATCATTCAACATTCAAGCCACACACGATGTGCTTGTCTACGGAACCCCCAGTTCAAACATCCACAGCAGGCTGTCCCACACCTACGACCACTTCACATTCCCCGGTGCTGTTCCACGAACCTTTGTCGGCTCGGTGTTGTTGGCCGGTATATCACAACCCATCATTCTCATTCTAGGCTTCCAGCATGCACAGCTCATCATTCGTGCCTTGCTTGGTCTATTCAATGCCTTCAGCTTACATATCTTCACCCGCAACCTTCGCCAAGCCTACGGCCCTGCTGCAGCAAGATGgtatctcctcctccaagctaGCCAGTTCCACGTCTTATTCTATGCCTCACGCACTCTCCCGAATATGTTCGCCTTTGGCCTCACCACCCTGGCCAGTTCTTACCTGTTACCAAACCCCAAGAACATCAAATCGACACCCCGTCGCCAACGTCTAGCGATAACAATGTTCGTCTTCGCGGCAGTCATCTTCCGCTCTGAAGTTTCCCTGCTCCTTGCTACCAACCTCCTTTACCTCGTCTTGCTGCCTGCCATCTCCATCGAACAAATCATCTTCCCCTTTGCGGCCTCGTTCGCCATTGCTTTGGCAAGCTCAGTCCCAATCGACAGCTATTTTTGGCAAAAGCCCGTATGGCCGGAACTATGGGGCTTTTACTACAACGTCGTCGGGGGCAACTCCTCAAACTGGGGGACGTCACCATGGTATTACTACTTTGTCTCGGCTCTACCAAGACTACTCGTCAACCCACTTTCTTGCACAGTTCTCATCCCTTATTCGCTATACCACCCTGCCTTGGCGCCCGCAGCGAAGAAACTTGTCATTCCGTCATTACTCTTCGTCGCCATCTACTCGCTCCAGCCCCACAAAGAAGCGAGGTTCATCTTCTACgtcgtcccctccctcacagCAGCCGCTGCCCTCGGCGCTGCTACTCTCTCCCGGAAATCGCAAGTCCTCACTCTTATTCTCTTCGCCTCAGTGCTCGCATCATTCGCCATCTCAACTGGGATGTTGCTCATCTCATCACTCAACTACCCCGGCGGCGAAGCCCTTTCGTACCTCGCCACCTCCCTGGCTGAATCACCATCCACCAGCTCAGGGGAGGTAGTCCCCATTCACGCAGATGTCCTCTCCTGCATGACGGGTGTCACCCTCTTCGGGTCTTCCTCCGCGGCGGGATCGGCGTTTCCAAAGCTGGAGCcggatggggggttgatcTTTCATGAGAAGGGCAGCCGGGGTAAGGGGGTTGTTATCAAGGTTGATAAGACGGAGGATGAAGGCGATCTAGTGCATGAGgagttttggagggggtttaGGTATGTTTTAACGGAGGATCCTGacaaggtgaaggagaggagtAAGGGGGTTGAGTGGGAGACTGTTGGGGTTGTGAGGGGGTtcgggggggtggaggtgttgaggcCGGGTCAGGAGGGGCAAAGGGGGAATGTAGGGGAGGTAGtagggaaggggagggtggtggaggcggtgaggGATAAGGTGAGAGGGTTGACGGGcggttggtgggttgggcCGGGGATGGTAGATAGGATTTGGATTTTGAGAcgtgggaggggtgggaaggcGGGGTGGAAGGTACGGGAGGAGAGTTCATAG
- a CDS encoding hypothetical protein (EggNog:ENOG503PFJ2) produces MNVSGESHHPLDRFSNVSSLYGPGNMGGWLCILLSLFVTWTFNPKYSRSNTISPDFIIALTIPAVAAGHVYNLIFFQAPSSSTSSLKTLLTSSDISSQQFSSALEAPLTVCETFSGFGLALFGLATWKGQMKRALIVLVVTAFTWSPEWAIVIKTGWNVPIDESNMVRPFCHNFDVPVITGIMTTLIVAVALAVLSQITSLASHQCDILFNASSSNATQERIPLHTIQKWLDLARVKLALTVKGWFDAIWPVISIPFLVIQVAIIILGGATETKYMSSNQSLALRLSMAFPKSSYKIDELDQAVCLFLGHVTLVFSLWDALKGSLKERVAAHRIRGEQEENE; encoded by the exons ATGAATGTTTCCGGTGaaagccaccaccccctcgacAGATTCAGCAATGTGTCTTCCCTCTATGGTCCAGGGAACATGGGCGGCTGGCTCtgcatcctcctctccctctttgTTACATGGACGTTCAACCCCAAATACTCCCGCTCCAACACCATCTCGCCTGACTTCATCATAGCACTTACCATCCCAGCGGTGGCAGCTGGCCATGTGTACAATTTGATCTTCTTTCAAgcaccatcttcatcaacgTCGAGTCTCAAGACTCTGTTGACAAGCTCCGACATATCTTCTCAACAATTTTCATCCGCCCTTGAAGCGCCATTGACGGTGTGCGAGACATTCTCTGGCTTCGGCCTCGCACTTTTTGGGTTGGCAACTTGGAAGGGCCAGATGAAAAGGGCGTTGATAGTGCTAGTGGTGACTGCTTTTACTTGGTCGCCAGAGTGG GCCATAGTAATCAAAACCGGATGGAATGTACCAATCGACGAGAGCAACATGGTGAGGCCCTTCTGTCATAACTTTGACGTACCGGTCATAACCGGTATTATGACGACTTTAATCGTTGCTGTTGCGCTGGCAGTCTTGAGTCAAATTACTTCACTTGCGTCCCATCAGTGCGACATTTTGTTCAACGCCTCCTCGTCAAATGCCACGCAGGAACGCATTCCCTTACACACAATACAAAAATGGCTTGATCTTGCAAGAGTCAAATTAGCCCTCACAGTTAAGGGTTGGTTTGATGCTATATGGCCTGTCATATCTATTCCCTTTCTCGTCATCCAAGTGGCCATCATTATTCTGGGCGGGGCGACCGAAACCAAGTACATGTCGAGCAATCAAAGCTTGGCTCTCAGGCTATCTATGGCTTTTCCGAAAAGCTCTTACAAAATTGATGAGCTTGACCAGGCAGTTTGCTTATTTTTAGGCCATGTTACCTTGGTGTTCAGTTTGTGGGATGCTCTCAAAGGTAGTCTCAAAGAGCGGGTGGCAGCGCACAGAATTCGAGGAGAACAGGAGGAAAATGAGTAG
- the PIC2 gene encoding Cu/Pi carrier (COG:C; EggNog:ENOG503NWEF), whose translation MAPLFPAFDTLQKTFGSGPTPSPTNSRTPLEARLDLYPAYSIADDAKSKAKKLSEEASREFNAASKKAQSKTGSIELYSGKYYAACTFGGLLACGLTHTAVTPLDLVKTRRQIDSKLYSGNFQAWRHILRTDGFRGIFVGWSPTLVGYSAQGAFKYGWYEYFKKTYADIAGPEAAHKYKTALYLSASASAEFLADIALCPFEAIKVRMQGTIPSQYSGTLNGLSTITAAEGVGGLYKGLYPLWGRQIPYTMMKFASFETIVEMIYARLPGQKSDYSKGAQTGVAFAGGYLAGILCAIVSHPADVMVSKLNAYRKAGEGFGAVTSRIYKDIGFKGLWNGLPVRIVMIGTLTGLQWMIYDSFKIFMGLPTTGGAAPPEDDQHS comes from the exons ATGGCGCCCCTATTCCCTGCGTTCGATACGCTCCAAAAGACCTTTGGTAGCGGTCCGACACCAAGCCCAACCAACTCACGAACTCCCCTCGAGGCTCGCCTCGATTTGTATCCTGCCTACTCCATTGCCGATGATGCGAAGAGCAAGGCGAAAAAGCTCAGCGAGGAAGCCAGCCGAGAATTCAATGCCGCCAGCAAGAAGGCTCAGTCTAAAACCGGCAGTATCGAGCTCTACTCTGGGAAATACTACGCTGCCTGCACATTCGGCGGCTTGCTGGCTTGT GGTCTCACCCATACTGCAGTCACTCCCTTGGATCTTGTCAAGACTCGGCGCCAGATTGACTCCAAGCTCTATTCAGGAAATTTCCAGGCCTGGAGACATATCCTCCGAACCGACGGCTTCCGGGGCATCTTTGTCGGTTGGAGTCCAACCCTCGTTGGTTATTCGGCTCAGGGTGCGTTCAAGTACGGCTGGTATGAATACTTCAAGAAGACCTATGCCGACATTGCTGGCCCCGAGGCGGCTCACAAGTACAAGACTGCGTTGTACCTGTCTGCCTCGGCTTCGGCCGAGTTTCTGGCCGATATCGCGCTCTGCCCCTTtgaggccatcaaggttcGGATGCAGGGTACTATCCCGTCCCAGTATTCGGGTACACTCAACGGCCTGAGCACCATCACGGCTGCTGAAGGCGTCGGTGGCCTGTACAAGGGTCTCTACCCGTTGTGGGGAAGACAAATCCCCTATACTATGATGAAGTTCGCTTCCTTTGAGACCATTGTCGAAATGATCTACGCTCGCCTCCCTGGCCAGAAGAGTGATTACAGCAAGGGCGCGCAGACGGGAGTGGCCTTTGCTGGTGGTTACCTGGCAGGTATTCTTTGCGCCATCGTGTCTCATCCTGCCGACGTCATGGTCAGCAAGCTGAATGCCTACCGCAAGGCCGGTGAGGGATTCGGTGCTGTGACATCAAGAATTTACAAGGACATCGGCTTCAAGGGGCTTTGGAACGGCCTGCCAGTCAGAATCGTCATGATTGGTACCCTCACTGGTTTGCAGTGGATGATTTAT GACTCTTTCAAAATCTTCATGGGCTTGCCGACGACGGGTGGTGCTGCGCCGCCCGAGGACGACCAGCACTCTTGA
- a CDS encoding hypothetical protein (EggNog:ENOG503NVBQ; COG:E; COG:I) has translation MAEKPSVLIIGGLGYIGRFLAQHIHKSNLASDVRIVDKVLPQLAWLPSEFEEACAGAKFVQADASREQSLPRIFDRADGKQFDYVFNCGGETRYSQEDEVYKLRSFDLSLNVGREAAKRGVKCFVELSTGMVYKPDSSPSKEQDKLKPWSKIAVFKLQAEEELAKIEGLNLVIVRLAHVYGPYASQWVATALCMARVYKALESEMKWLWTKDLRQNTVHIDDVSRALWAITGWYTAGKAKWDDGKMGKVPTFNVVDKGVTTQGTMADIIGEVFGISTGFQGSLISTFAKLNLDSVVDDVNDELLGPWADLLAEAGITRPGPLTPFMEKELLKDTDLSMDGSRLEEVVGFTYEKPKISKELVEEVIESYKKMKWWP, from the exons ATGGCGGAAAAACCGTCGGTGTTGATCATCGGCGGTCTTGGCTACATTGGCCGGTTCCTCGCCCAGCACATTCACAAAAGTAATCTCGCGTCCGACGTGCGCATCGTTGACAAGGTGCTCCCGCAGCTCGCGTGGTTGCCTTCAGAGTTTGAGGAAGCATGTGCCGGCGCCAAGTTTGTGCAGGCAGATGCGAGCAGAGAGC AATCGCTCCCTAGGATATTCGACCGCGCGGACGGGAAACAATTTGACTATGTGTTCAACTGCGGTGGAGAGACTCGCTATTCacaggaggatgaggtgtACAAGCTGCGGTCGTTTGATTTGTCGCTGAATGTAGGAAGGGAAGCGGCGAAGAGAGGTGTCAAGTGCTTTGTCGAGTTGAGCACGGGGATGGTGTACAAGCCTGATTCGTCACCGAGTAAGGAGCAGGACAAGCTGAAGCCCTGGAGCAAGATTGCGGTTTTCAAGCTgcaggctgaggaggagttggccAAGATTGAGGG CTTGAACCTCGTCATTGTGCGACTTGCCCATGTTTACGGCCCATATGCGTCTCAATGGGTCGCTACAGCTCTCTGCATGGCCAGGGTGTACAAGGCCCTCGAGTCAGAAATGAAGTGGCTGTGGACAAAGGACCTTCGCCAAAACACAGTGCACATTGACGATGTCTCGAGGGCTCTGTGGGCCATCACGGGTTGGTACACAGCTGGGAAGGCCAAGTGGGACGACGGCAAGATGGGCAAGGTGCCAACTTTTAACGTGGTCGACAAGGGAGTGACAACTCAGGGAACCATGGCTGATATTATCGGGGAGGTGTTCGGCATCAGCACGGGCTTCCAGGGATCGTTGATCAGCACATTCGCCAAGCTTAACCTCGACAGTGTTGTGGACGATGTCAACGATGAGCTTTTGGGACCGTGGGCTGATCTTCTTGCGGAAGCTGGGATCACCAGGCCGGGACCTCTGACGCCTTtcatggagaaggagctATTGAAAGATACCGACTTGAGCATGGACGGCTCGAGGTTagaagaggtggttgggttCACGTATGAGAAGCCCAAGATTTCgaaggagctggtggaggaggtgattgaGAGTTATAAGAAGATGAAATGGTGGCCTTGA
- a CDS encoding hypothetical protein (EggNog:ENOG503P415): protein MAAPASKTIGDLNGKWVMNKTLSTPIEPGLALQGVGWMTRKMVGLATVTLEIKQFSAPASPPAEPSATQFTHVEIEQTGTGGMKGSTEKRCLDYTFRDHSDWLFGHVKGQSKWISTAEITDDFLKSGWIETDAEKGGPNGETHLLSYVESYDAGWTATQIWGFKECSDGKRRYARNVVIAKGSERVELQLYYDYLE from the exons ATGGCCGCTCCCGCCTCCAAGACCATTGGTGACCTCAATGGAAAGTGGGTTATG AACAAAACCCTTTCCACCCCCATCGAGCCCGGCCTCGCCCTCCAAGGCGTCGGCTGGATGACCCGCAAGATGGTCGGCCTCGCAACCGTGACCCTCGAAATCAAGCAGTTCTCcgcccccgcctcccccccggCCGAGCCCTCGGCCACCCAGTTCACCCACGTCGAGATCGAGCAGACCGGCACCGGCGGCATGAAGGGCTCGACCGAGAAGCGCTGCCTCGACTACACCTTCCGCGACCACTCCGACTGGCTCTTCGGCCACGTCAAGGGCCAGTCCAAGTGGATCTCCACCGCCGAGATCACCGACGACTTCCTCAAGTCTGGCTGGATCGAGACCGACGCCGAAAAGGGCGGTCCCAACGGCGAGACTCACCTCCTCAGCTATGTCGAGAGCTACGATGCCGGGTGGACCGCCACTCAGATCTGGGGTTTCAAGGAGTGCAGCGATGGCAAGAGGAGGTATGCGAGAAATGTGGTGATTGCCAAGGGGAGCGAGAGGGTTGAGTTGCAGCTTTACTATGACTACCTTGAGTAA
- a CDS encoding hypothetical protein (COG:C; COG:G; EggNog:ENOG503NU1I) produces MTVEATGRVSIHLLEKNRRLSTLLAPAIAKRSKPPPLPPLPSGPLPPPYIPPNLGGLPGQTPPPKLNVVIQIVGSRGDVQPFIALGLVLRDTYGHRVRIATHGTFKKFVEENGLEFFDIGGDPAELMAFMVKHPGLMPGFEALRQGEIRRRRKGVEEMLEGCWRSCITQGGEGDRPFVADAIIANPPSFAHVHIAEKLGVPVHVMFTMPWTPTRAFPHPLADIIATNADDVLTNYVSYTLVEMMTWQGLGDVINRFRTNVLDLESLSLLWAPGLISRMRIPTTYCWSPALIPKPADWGEEVSVSGFFFLNLESGYEPDPTLKAFLDAGPPPVYIGFGSIVVDDPDALTKTIFDAVKRTGVRALVSKGWGGIGGDALSLPENVFMLGNCPHDWLFKKVAAVVHHGGAGTTAAGINAGKPTVVVPFFGDQIFWGNMIARSGAGPAPIPFKTLTAENLAAAIEKCLEPGTQTKAKELGQKIRAEKGADVGGKTFHQFLNTDNMRCSLAPSRVAVWRVRRTHVRLSALAAAVLVREGWLKYTDLKLHRSVEHDTDEQPWDPVSAATAALVGDFSALTLAVADFPREVFKGAKENKKAKEKSSNSEASSSRSTIVGDRNSVLVDDAASISATTISPSSSHQRTTSHAADAASISSNSTTPTAFTRIDTGTGTDTSSKLSPPPTRASGSSSPTREPFNLDLAVGAGKGAMRILGVGAKVHTNFCLGVARGFRNAPKLYHDETVRPVEKVTGFSSGVRVAGKEFSLGVYDGVSGLFTQPWKGAQKEGPVGLVKGFGKGVGGFFLKNSAALWSIPAYFSQGVQVQMRKSYFSKTEVMGYIIASRAKQGEEDLEFSTEEERRDILARWREMRQDGHDLKGLYSRYKDIKNEDRELSGEGRSNNKEEEPKTGWLRTRGLSFDKRKELHRQKEEWRRTHQGGAASPMSPGDVTPPERGMSRGSGSSSTNNMLMALDDHEAIEAAIRESVQRTSNGNPEEDAAIEQLVRASVMGMRRQAAERALAAAENQAVDNRGASGQNTPPERPPQFDAGWPVDFKGNYISDEEFTNITDEEYQALIEEAVRQSLMEEQADQRGQSYQPYYADEKAALRNLQRKPVPSPRDEAFELPGNSGGTPPQRNSNDRDDEEEQLRRALEESEKEFRKDKEKLQRQMTEEEIVLEYVKKQSLQEEEFKRATRQSGSREGKGKDVSESWEVLNEYSDEDDEDLKRALEESLRMANKGRDGGPSA; encoded by the exons ATGACCGTTGAAGCCACTGGCCGCGTCTCAATCCATTTGCTGGAGAAGAACCGGCGCTTGTCTACGCTTCTTGCGCCTGCGATAGCCAAGAGGTCAAAACCCCCTCCTTTGCCCCCCTTGCCTTCTGGTCCCCTTCCTCCGCCGTATATCCCCCCTAACCTTGGTGGTCTGCCGGGACAGACGCCGCCCCCAAAGCTTAACGTTGTTATTCAGATTGTCGGGTCAAGAGGTGATGTCCAGCCTTTTATTGCGCTGGGCTTGGTCCTGAGGGATACATATGGCCACAGGGTCCGGATCGCCACGCATGGGACGTTTAAGAAGTTCGTCGAGGAGAATGGCCTCGAGTTTTTTGACATTGGGGGGGACCCGGCGGAGCTGATGGCGTTTATGGTGAAGCATCCAGGGTTGATGCCTGGCTTCGAGGCCTTGAGGCAGGGGGAgatcaggaggaggaggaagggggtggaggagatgctggaggggtgctggaggagctgtaTCACgcagggcggggagggggataggCCGTTCGTGGCGGACGCGATCATTGCAAACCCGCCGAGCTTTGCGCATGTGCATATTGCGGAGAAGTTGGGGGTGCCGGTGCATGTCATGTTTAC GATGCCGTGGACACCGACAAGGGCGTTTCCTCATCCGCTGGCGGATATCATTGCTACCAACGCGGATGATGTCCTAACCAATTATGTTTCCTATACCCTGGTTGAGATGATGACTTGGCAGGGGCTGGGAGATGTGATCAACCGGTTTAGGACAAACGTCCTGGACTTGGAGAGCTTGAGCTTGCTTTGGGCTCCGGGGTTGATTTCGCGGATGAGGATACCGACTACGTACTGCTGGTCACCAGCTCTCATTCCCAAGCCAGCGGAttggggtgaggaggtgtCAGTGTCGGGGTTCTTCTTTCTGAACCTTGAGTCTGGGTACGAGCCTGACCCGACGTTAAAGGCATTCCTGGATGCTGGACCGCCGCCGGTATACATCGGTTTTGGGTCGATTGTCGTCGATGACCCTGATGCGCTGACCAAGACGATCTTTGATGCCGTCAAGCGCACTGGGGTGAGGGCTTTGGTATCAAAGGGATGGGGTGGCATCGGAGGAGATGCACTGAGCCTTCCGGAGAATGTCTTCATGCTCGGGAACTGTCCTCACGACTGGCTGTTCAAGAAGGTGGCGGCCGTGGTACATCACGGAGGTGCGGGGACCACAGCAGCGGGCATCAACGCTGGCAAGCCGACCGTCGTTGTGCCTTTCTTTGGAGACCAGATCTTCTGGGGCAACATGATTGCTAGGTCTGGTGCTGGGCCAGCACCAATTCCGTTCAAGACTTTGACAGCCGAGAACCTCGCGGCTGCTATTGAGAAGTGCTTGGAGCCGGGTACACAGACCAAGGCGAAGGAGCTCGGACAGAAGATCAGGGCGGAGAAGGGGGCTGATGTGGGTGGCAAGACGTTCCATCAGTTCTTGAATACTGACAACATGAGATGCTCGCTTGCGCCGAGTCGGGTTGCTgtttggagggtgaggaggacgcATGTCAGGTTGAGTgcgctggcggcggcggtgttggttAGGGAGGGATGGCTGAAGTATACGGATCTCAAGCT ACATCGCTCGGTAGAACATGACACAGACGAGCAGCCCTGGGACCCTGTCTCAGCAGCCACCGCGGCACTCGTTGGAGACTTCAGTGCCTTGACCTTGGCCGTGGCCGATTTCCCCAGAGAAGTCTTCAAAGGTgccaaagaaaacaaaaaggcCAAGGAAAAGAGCAGCAACAGTGAAGCCTCGAGCTCCAGGTCAACAATCGTCGGCGACAGAAACAGCgtccttgttgatgatgcaGCCTCCATctcagccaccaccatctcaccCAGCTCCTCTCATCAACGAACCACCTCCCACGCCGCCGACGCAGCCAGCATCAGCTCCAACTCTACCACTCCCACCGCCTTCACCAGAATCGACACCGGCACCGGGACCgacacctcctccaagctctcccctcccccaacccgaGCATCGGGCTCAAGCTCCCCCACCCGCGAAcccttcaacctcgaccttgcGGTAGGAGCAGGCAAAGGCGCCATGCGCATCCTAGGCGTGGGCGCAAAGGTCCACACCAACTTCTGCCTGGGCGTCGCCCGCGGCTTTCGCAACGCACCAAAGCTCTATCACGATGAGACAGTCCGTCCAGTGGAGAAGGTCACCGGTTTCAGCTCCGGCGTCCGCGTAGCTGGCAAGGAGTTCAGCCTGGGTGTCTATGATGGCGTCTCTGGCCTCTTTACCCAGCCCTGGAAAGGCGCACAGAAGGAAGGCCCCGTTGGCCTGGTCAAGGGTTTTGGCAAGGGAGTAGGCGGGTTCTTCCTCAAGAACTCGGCTGCCTTGTGGTCGATCCCGGCGTATTTCTCCCAGGGAGTGCAAGTTCAGATGAGGAAGAGTTACTTCTCCAAGACGGAGGTGATGGGGTACATCATTGCCAGTCGGGCCAagcaaggggaggaggacctCGAGTTCTcgaccgaggaggagaggagggatatCTTGGCGAGatggagggagatgaggcAGGATGGGCATGATTTGAAGGGGTTGTACTCCCGGTATAAAGATATCAAGAATGAGGATAGGGAGTTGAGCGGCGAGGGCAGAAGCAATAacaaggaggaagagccaAAGACGGGATGGCTCAGGACGAGGGGGTTGAGTTTTGATAAGAGAAAGGAGTTGCATAGACAAAAGgaggagtggaggaggacgcATCAGGGAGGAGCGGCGTCGCCGATGTCACCTGGGGATGTGACGCCTCCGGAGAGGGGGATGAGCAGAGGGAGTGGGAGCTCTAGCACGAACAATATGCTGATGGCGCTGGATGATCATGAGGCTATTGAGGCTGCGATTCGGGAGTCGGTGCAGAGGACTTCGAATGGAAAtccggaggaggatgcggcGATTGAGCAACTGGTTAGGGCGAGTGTtatggggatgaggaggcaggcggcggagagggcgTTGGCGGCTGCGGAGAACCAGGCTGTGGACAATCGGGGAGCCTCTGGGCAGAATACACCCCCCGAGAGGCCGCCGCAGTTCGACGCTGGGTGGCCGGTGGATTTCAAGGGGAATTATATCTCTGATGAGGAGTTCACCAACATCACGGATGAGGAATACCAAGCTTTGATCGAAGAGGCGGTGAGGCAGAGCTTGatggaggagcaggctgaTCAGCGGGGGCAGTCGTATCAGCCCTATTATGCTGATGAGAAGGCGGCCTTGAGGAATCTGCAGAGGAAGCCTGTGCCGAGTCCCCGAGATGAAGCGTTTGAGCTGCCGGGGAACAGTGGCGGCACGCCTCCTCAGCGAAACAGCAATGACCGtgacgacgaagaggagc
- the CAP2 gene encoding F-actin-capping protein subunit beta (COG:Z; EggNog:ENOG503NUTC) yields MASQDPFDCALDLLRRLNPKHTGDHLSNIISLHPDLAEELLSSVDQPLTVQRCKQTGRDYLLCDYNRDGDSYRSPWSNQFDPPLDEAGAGGVGAGGSNEGAGEGAVPGERVRKMEIKANEAFDVYRELYYEGGVSSVYFWNLDDGFAGVVLLKKASPQGDATTSGVWDSIHVFEASERGRTSNYRLTSTVILTLATKGASLGEVDLSGNMTRQVEQDLPVDSDESHIANIGRLVEDMELKMRNLLQEVYFGKAKDVVGDLRSIGSLSQGQKDRETQRELIGSMRR; encoded by the exons ATGGCTTCCCAAGACCCCTTCGACTGTGCACT ggacctcctccgccgcctcaaCCCAAAACACACCGGTGAccacctctccaacatcatctccctccacccTGACCTCGCCGAGGAGCTCCTCTCCTCTGTCGACCAGCCGCTCACCGTCCAGCGCTGCAAGCAAACCGGCCGTGACTACCTCCTCTGCGATTACAACCGTGACGGTGACTCTTACCGCTCCCCCTGGTCCAACCAGTTCGACCCCCCCCTCGATGAAGCCGGCGCTGGCGGTGTTGGCGCAGGAGGCAGCAATGAAGGCGCCGGCGAGGGTGCCGTTCCAGGCGAGCGTGTAAGAAAAATGGAAATCAAGGCCAACGAGGCGTTTGATGTCTACAGAGAACTGTATTACGAGGGGGGGGTGAGCTCGGTTTATTTCTGGAACTTGGATGATGGGTTtgctggtgtggtgttgttgaagaagg CTTCCCCACAAGGCGACGCTACCACCTCGGGTGTCTGGGACTCGATCCACGTCTTTGAAGCCTCTGAGCGCGGTCGCACCTCCAACTACCgcctcacctccaccgtcaTCCTTACCCTTGCTACCAAGGGCGCCTCCCTCGGCGAAGTTGACTTGTCCGGCAACATGACGCGCCAGGTGGAGCAGGACCTCCCAGTTGACAGCGACGAGAGCCACATTGCCAACATTGGCCGCCTTGTCGAGGACATGGAGCTCAAGATGAGGAACCTGCTGCAGGAGGTCTACTTTGGCAAGGCGAAGGATGTGGTGGGTGATCTGAGAAGCATTGGCAGCTTGAGCCAAGGGCAGAAGGACAGGGAGACACAGAGGGAGTTGATTGGGAGTATGCGAAGATAG
- a CDS encoding hypothetical protein (COG:S; EggNog:ENOG503P34X): MADVMSKPSQPFVSKWASRYRGATVEDLDPPPALSLTPSDPISLALLSAFERDYTHLTIVSSSNRALLGYISIPHLQSLLESGKCKPEDEIRSAMIRFQRKGARYTVITMNTPLEELEGFFEGKDNGGQKQDFAVITDSGRRFVLGVATREDLEEFVKRRPA, translated from the exons ATGGCCGACGTAATGTCTAAACCATCACAGCCATTCGTCTCCAAGTGGGCGTCCCGGTATCGCGGG GCAACAGTAGAAGACCTCGACCCAccccccgccctctccctcaccccctccgaccccatctccctcgccctcctctccgcctttGAGCGCGACTACACCCACCTTACcatcgtctcctcctccaaccggGCCCTTTTGGGGTACATCTCCATCCCTCACCTGCAATCCCTCCTCGAGTCAGGGAAATGCAAACCCGAAGATGAGATCAGATCGGCAATGATTAGGTTCCAGCGCAAGGGGGCACGGTACACAGTCATCACCATGAACACTCCTCTCGAGGAGTTGGAAGGGTTCTTTGAGGGCAAGGACAATGGCGGGCAGAAGCAGGATTTTGCCGTGATTACGGATagcgggaggaggtttgttttgggggtggcgacgagggaggatttggaggagttTGTCAAGAGAAGGCCTGCGTAG